AAAACGGTCAAATTGTTTTGTAACTGTCATTTATAAAAATATAAAAACTTTGTCGTCTAACCTTTTTTTTTATCCGTTATTTAGAACCCGTTTGTTTCAAATTTTCCTAACCAGTCAATTGGAACCTTCTCGAATACTTTTATACAATTGCGGCTAACGTTGGCGCTATGGTTAGTTGCCGATTTCGAAGCACTTCTTATCAAGTTAAACAGAACTTCAATAAGAGTAGAACCCTTGAAATAAGCACTGCAACGGCAATTAACTATAGCGCGTGTTAGCGGGCGTAAATTATTTATAATCAATATTTATCGGTATTGTATACATTTGTCTAATCGGCTTACCATATAAATATACTGGCTCCCAATTCGGCAATTGCTTTATAATTTCAATCACTTTCCGGTCAATTTCTTGATTGATTCCACGCATTATCCTAGGATTATTCACTTTCCCAGTTGAATCAATCTCAAATTGAACGAATAATCGAGTTTTTGTTTTAACCGAATCTATTTTGAAAGATTCTCCAATCAAACGAGATGAAATAAATTTGAACATTTCATTTATACCGCCAGGAAATTGAACATCTTTTCTCCAATTCTTTGTGTTATTAAGGCTATCAGTTAATTTTTTTGCTCGTTGCAAAAAGTCTGGCCCATATTTTACT
This Bacteroidota bacterium DNA region includes the following protein-coding sequences:
- a CDS encoding energy transducer TonB, with amino-acid sequence MKSTTLAILILILYFSYANAQTDCMKANECAKNDFKKSDFSFHSEEILPVENTYFYVLKKYYSINWYFTDSLDYYKCYDSVMIDLLKVKYGPDFLQRAKKLTDSLNNTKNWRKDVQFPGGINEMFKFISSRLIGESFKIDSVKTKTRLFVQFEIDSTGKVNNPRIMRGINQEIDRKVIEIIKQLPNWEPVYLYGKPIRQMYTIPINIDYK